In Nymphaea colorata isolate Beijing-Zhang1983 chromosome 3, ASM883128v2, whole genome shotgun sequence, a genomic segment contains:
- the LOC116249896 gene encoding C2 and GRAM domain-containing protein At1g03370-like, which translates to MKLYVNVLEARKLKHEKLGANPIDAYVKLRTRKHRSKTGVIRGKTNPVWNEELVLRIDDLKEELQVILVVRSSGARESEALGQAVVPVWMVAEAENQTLPTTWFPLQPLSTSTQTHICGNDLQWEILIAISLYSRSNSDSTLSSSPVPSDADSREVVCFESPGRSPYENTDSVSEEASSGAEEKKPIKRFTGKLVRRILNKNKEVKSNSAGTAILQSDESSDNGSVSEEPLANFNFEKALQTMQETNQENGMPDNLQGGILLDKQYLTSCENLNALLFAPNSQLMKELTELQGTTNLDEGAWRLEFGENVCLKRTVTFTKAATKLVRAVKVTEVQTYLCAGENSYAVLKRVSAPDVPYGNCFDVSLLYKIFPGEPLHSGKESSHLVISYNINILRSTVLKGMIEGGVRQGLRENYDQFAELLARKVEGIASESPLSEKKQILASISEKKQSNWKQALSYFLNFTVVSALSVGLYIAFHIFLSVHCGRHGLEFYGLDLPDSVGEVITTALLILQSLRVYNMISHFMHAKLQKGSHFGKEVHNDGWLLTVALIEGSGIASASGTRFSDPYVTFTCNSKNLRSSVQLQSRDPQWNEVVEFDTPEEPPSLLDMEVFDFAGPCEQALSLGHAEINLLKHTPSDLEDLWIPLQGKLARFSQSKLHLRIFLETTKAAQSTRKYLRKVENELGRKVHLQPPHRSSTFQKLFKLPPEEFLVSDFSCCLKRKMLLQGRVFASARVIGFYANIFGHKSKFIFIWEEIYDIQVTPPSLASVGSPSLVFILHEGRGLDAMRYSKSQDEEGRLKFHFQPFGSFSDASRTVMVLWKAKTLGAKQPRR; encoded by the exons ATGAAGCTCTACGTGAATGTGCTCGAGGCTAGGAAGTTGAAGCATGAGAAACTAGGAGCTAATCCGATTGATGCGTATGTGAAGTTAAGGACGAGGAAGCATAGGAGTAAGACTGGTGTCATAAGAGGGAAGACGAATCCAGTGTGGAATGAAGAACTCGTGTTGAGGATCGATGATTTGAAGGAGGAACTTCAGGTGATCCTTGTGGTTCGAAGTTCCGGAGCACGTGAGAGTGAAGCCTTGGGGCAGGCCGTGGTTCCTGTTTGGATGGTTGCTGAAGCAGAGAACCAGACGCTACCAACAACGTGGTTTCCTCTGCAACCACTTTCGACTTCAACCCAGACGCATATTTGTGGTAACGATCTGCAAT GGGAGATTCTTATAGCTATTTCTCTTTATAGTAGAAGCAATAGCGACTCTACCCTTTCTAGTAGTCCTGTGCCTTCAGATGCGGACAGCAGAGAAGTTGTCTGCTTTGAGAGTCCTGGTAGATCTCCATATGAGAATACGGATTCTGTATCAGAGGAAGCATCATCCGgggcagaagaaaagaaaccaatCAAAAGATTCACGGGTAAATTGGTGCGAaggattttaaataaaaataaagaagtaAAGTCAAATTCAGCTGGGACGGCTATTCTGCAGTCTGATGAATCTTCTGACAATGGTAGCGTCTCCGAAGAGCCACTTGCTAATTTCAACTTTGAAAAAGCACTTCAAACAATGCAGGAGACAAATCAGGAAAATGGAATGCCTGATAATTTGCAAGGAGGCATCCTTCTTGATAAACAATATCTGACATCTTGTGAAAATCTCAATGCATTACTTTTTGCACCCAATTCACAGTTGATGAAGGAATTAACAGAACTGCAGGGTACAACCAACCTGGATGAAGGTGCTTGGAGACTGGAATTTGGAGAAAATGTGTGTTTAAAGAGGACAGTGACATTCACAAAAGCAGCGACTAAGCTGGTAAGGGCTGTTAAGGTCACAGAAGTGCAAACTTATCTCTGCGCTGGTGAAAACTCATATGCTGTTTTAAAAAGAGTTAGTGCACCTGATGTTCCGTATGGAAACTGTTTTGATGTATCCTTGCTCTACAAGATATTTCCTGGTGAACCACTACATTCAGGCAAAGAAAGTTCTCATCTTGTTATATCAtacaatataaatatattgcGAAGTACAGTTCTTAAAGGGATGATTGAAGGGGGAGTTCGTCAAGGCCTTAGGGAAAACTATGACCAGTTTGCAGAGTTACTGGCTCGGAAAGTAGAAGGGATTGCTTCAGAGAGTCCTTTGTCAGAGAAAAAGCAGATCTTGGCATCAATAAGTGAGAAAAAGCAATCGAATTGGAAACAGGCACTATCTTACTTTTTAAACTTCACTGTGGTCTCTGCTTTATCAGTTGGGCTATACATTGCATTTCACATATTCCTATCAGTGCATTGTGGACGACATGGGCTGGAATTTTATGGCTTAGATTTGCCTGACTCAGTTGGAGAAGTAATAACTACTGCGCTTCTGATTCTTCAATCACTGCGTGTTTACAATATGATTTCACATTTTATGCATGCCAAATTGCAAAAAG GTAGTCACTTTGGAAAAGAAGTGCATAATGATGGGTGGTTGCTTACTGTAGCTCTGATTGAAGGTAGTGGCATAGCATCAGCCAGTGGAACTCGCTTTTCGGATCCTTATGTAACTTTTACATGTAACAGTAAAAACCTTAGAAGCTCTGTCCAGCTTCAATCACGTGATCCTCAGTGGAATG AAGTGGTGGAGTTTGATACGCCAGAAGAGCCTCCATCTCTTCTGGACATGGAAGTCTTCGATTTTGCTGGTCCGTGTGAGCAGGCTTTGTCCCTAGGCCATGCAGAGATCAATTTGTTGAAACACACACCATCAGATCTAGAAGACTTATGGATTCCTCTTCAAGGAAAGTTAGCTCGGTTTTCTCAATCTAAGCTGCATTTAAGAATATTCTTGGAGACCACTAAAGCAGCTCAAAGCACTCGAAAGTACCTGAGGAAGGTGGAGAATGAACTGGGGAGGAAG GTTCACCTTCAGCCTCCTCATCGCAGTTCAacttttcaaaagcttttcaaATTGCCTCCAGAAGAATTTCTTGTCAGCGATTTCTCATGCTGTCTGAAGAGGAAGATGCTGTTGCAG GGTCGAGTTTTTGCATCTGCTCGAGTAATTGGCTTCTACGCAAATATTTTTGGGCACAAATCCAAGTTTATCTTCATATGGGAAGAAATTTATGACATTCAAGTGACACCCCCTTCACTGGCATCTGTCGGAAGCCCGTCTCTGGTGTTCATCCTTCACGAAGGCAGAGGTCTTGATGCCATGAGGTATTCCAAATCACAAGATGAGGAAGGCAGGCTGAAGTTCCACTTTCAACCATTTGGGTCATTTTCTGATGCAAGCAG GACAGTCATGGTGTTGTGGAAAGCAAAGACACTTGGTGCTAAACAACCAAGAAGATGA
- the LOC116249905 gene encoding uncharacterized protein LOC116249905: MSQFPSFMRQLPAMPVVPSSLLLPSQWPHSQNDEFTLTVEEAELEDKLNEIRKANANLVVIGKVAQDNDKEDFDGEADDDDVDNVDESEGDEFEQETG; encoded by the exons ATGTCGCAATTCCCCTCATTCATGCGCCAGCTTCCGGCGATGCCAGTCGTCCCTTCTTcactccttcttccttctcaatgGCCTCATTCACAAAATGATGAGTTCACCCTCACAGTCGAGGAAGCCGAACTCGAAgacaag TTAAATGAAATCAGAAAAGCAAATGCCAACCTGGTTGTAATTGGCAAGGTTGCTCAAGACAATGACAAGGAGGATTTTGATGGAGAAGCAGATGACGATGACGTAGATAATGTAGATGAAAGTGAAGGTGATGAATTTGAGCAGGAGACTGGATAA
- the LOC116249899 gene encoding LOW QUALITY PROTEIN: cysteine proteinase RD21A-like (The sequence of the model RefSeq protein was modified relative to this genomic sequence to represent the inferred CDS: inserted 2 bases in 1 codon; substituted 2 bases at 2 genomic stop codons) — protein sequence MASSAMALLLVCLLFAATDIASLHVPTNGHNGQNFGGWNDQKVKELFEKWIAMHDKSYNGLMEREKRFGIFKDNLLYIDQHNAGSHSYKLGLNRYFDLNRFFDLTNEEYRSTHLRTIMDENKELVPSSSRHYEVQEGEQLPNWIDWRALGGVVPIKDQRQCGWAFSAIAAIENINMIVIDELISLSEQESEDCDTTYSQGCNGGYKDYDFQFIIXNTEHDYPYMAVDGVSNVTKKNTQVVTIDGYEYAPXYDEKVIKKVVAHXPLSVSIKGSGWDFYLYQYGIFTRKCRTDLDQAVAIVGYGIENDMNYWIVKNSWRVKWGEGGCIRISLEL from the exons ATGGCGTCCAGTGCAATGGCTTTGCTGCTGGTATGCCTGCTTTTTGCTGCGACAGACATTGCTTCTCTCCACGTGCCAACAAATGGTCACAATGGGCAGAACTTCGGTGGTTGGAATGATCAAAAGGTGAAAGAACTATTCGAAAAGTGGATAGCAATGCATGACAAATCCTACAATGGTTtaatggagagggagaagagattCGGGATATTTAAAGACAACCTGCTTTACATCGACCAACATAATGCTGGAAGCCACTCCTACAAGTTGGGGCTCAATCGGTACTTTGATCTCAATCGGTTTTTTGATCTCACAAACGAAGAGTATCGCTCAACTCACTTACGCACCATAATGGACGAGAACAAGGAGCTGGTGCCTTCATCAAGCCGACACTATGAAGTCCAAGAAGGAGAACAACTTCCTAACTGGATAGACTGGAGGGCCCTCGGTGGAGTTGTGCCAATTAAAGACCAAAGGCAATGtg gttgggcATTCTCAGCAATTGCAGCAATCGAAAACATAAACATGATCGTGATTGATGAACTTATCTCATTGTCAGAGCAAGAATCGGAAGATTGTGATACCACCTACAGTCAGGGCTGCAATGGCGGCTACAAGGATTATGACTTTCAATTCATTAT GAATACTGAACACGATTACCCTTACATGGCTGTTGATGGTGTCAGCAACGTTACAAAG AAAAACACTCAGGTCGTTACAATTGACGGTTATGAATATGCACCATGATATGATGAGAAAGTGATAAAGAAGGTTGTTGCCCACTAGCCTTTGAGTGTTTCGATTAAAGGATCAGGCTGGGATTTCTATCTCTATCAATAT GGCATTTTCACCAGAAAATGTAGAACCGATCTTGATCAGGCAGTTGCAATTGTTGGGTATGGAATCGAGAATGATATGAATTATTGGATTGTAAAAAACTCATGGAGAGTTAAATGGGGTGAGGGTGGATGCATAAGAATATCGCTAGAACTTTAG